One window of the Candidatus Microbacterium colombiense genome contains the following:
- a CDS encoding SRPBCC family protein: MISDSHAARTGHRADTALYVEILIRAPLETVWRLTQDPASHVRWDARFSLIAPVRVREDGAQEFRYERSLAVHTIRGSGISLGTKEAPSGERTSALVFDTADPLSPLGRGRGYWRYIPTDDGVRFLTGYDYAPGWGRLGSILDPLITRRFVWWMTAWSFDRLRLWAEDGVEPERTGWWRSLLPGRRPRARAGRCLSRPPQRRARTIMEDAPASLAEISA, encoded by the coding sequence ATGATCTCCGACTCGCACGCCGCCCGCACCGGTCATCGCGCGGACACGGCACTCTACGTCGAGATCCTGATCCGCGCGCCACTGGAGACCGTGTGGCGTCTCACGCAGGATCCCGCATCGCACGTGCGCTGGGACGCACGCTTCTCCCTGATCGCGCCCGTGCGCGTGCGGGAGGATGGCGCACAGGAGTTCCGGTATGAACGCAGCCTCGCGGTGCACACGATCCGGGGGAGTGGCATTTCGCTCGGGACGAAGGAGGCGCCGTCCGGCGAACGCACGTCGGCTCTGGTGTTCGACACCGCCGACCCGCTGTCGCCGTTGGGACGCGGACGAGGGTACTGGCGCTACATCCCCACCGACGACGGCGTGCGCTTCCTCACCGGGTATGACTACGCGCCGGGCTGGGGGCGGCTCGGGAGCATCCTCGATCCGCTGATCACACGGAGGTTCGTGTGGTGGATGACGGCGTGGAGCTTCGACCGGCTCCGCCTCTGGGCGGAAGACGGCGTCGAACCGGAGCGGACGGGATGGTGGCGCTCCCTCCTGCCTGGCCGACGCCCTCGGGCGAGGGCAGGGCGGTGTCTGTCGCGTCCCCCGCAGAGACGGGCACGCACGATCATGGAGGATGCTCCGGCGAGCCTCGCGGAGATCAGCGCGTGA
- the trpS gene encoding tryptophan--tRNA ligase has protein sequence MTKPRLYSGMQPSADSLQIGNYIGALLQWRDLQSSYDAYFSVVDLHALTVAQNPAELREKTRRTAAQYIAAGIEPSLSTLYVQSHVRAHAELAWILSTITGFGEAGRMTQFKDKSARYGQDATSVGLFTYPVLMAADILLYQTDVVPVGDDQKQHVELTRDLAERFNSRFGETFTVPIPVIQKETARIYDLQNPTSKMSKSAESDAGVLWMLDDPAKSAKKIMRAVTDNEGAVRFDRETKPGVSNLLTIYAALTGRQVAALEDEYAGRGYGDFKKGLAEVVVEEFAPVRARALELLDDPAELDRILAENAARADAVADATLSAVYDRVGLLRRV, from the coding sequence GTGACCAAGCCTCGCCTCTATTCCGGAATGCAGCCCTCCGCCGACTCCCTCCAGATCGGCAACTACATCGGCGCGCTCCTGCAGTGGCGAGACCTCCAGAGCTCCTACGACGCGTACTTCTCCGTCGTCGATCTGCATGCCCTGACGGTCGCGCAGAACCCCGCCGAGCTGCGTGAGAAGACGCGTCGCACGGCAGCGCAGTACATCGCCGCCGGCATCGAGCCGTCACTGTCGACCCTGTACGTGCAGTCGCACGTGCGCGCGCACGCAGAGCTCGCCTGGATCCTGAGCACGATCACCGGATTCGGCGAGGCCGGGCGGATGACGCAGTTCAAGGACAAGTCCGCCCGCTACGGGCAGGACGCCACGAGCGTGGGCCTGTTCACGTATCCGGTGCTCATGGCCGCGGACATCCTGCTCTATCAGACGGATGTCGTGCCTGTCGGCGACGACCAGAAGCAGCACGTCGAGCTGACGCGCGACCTCGCGGAGCGATTCAACTCGCGATTCGGCGAGACGTTCACCGTGCCGATCCCGGTGATCCAGAAGGAGACCGCGCGCATCTATGATCTGCAGAACCCGACGTCGAAGATGTCGAAGTCGGCGGAGAGCGATGCGGGCGTGCTGTGGATGCTCGACGACCCCGCGAAGTCGGCGAAGAAGATCATGCGCGCCGTCACCGACAACGAGGGCGCGGTGCGCTTCGACCGCGAGACCAAGCCCGGTGTCTCGAACCTGCTGACGATCTACGCCGCGCTGACCGGCCGCCAGGTCGCCGCACTCGAAGACGAATACGCGGGCCGTGGATACGGTGACTTCAAGAAGGGCCTCGCGGAGGTCGTCGTCGAGGAGTTCGCCCCGGTGCGTGCGCGTGCTCTGGAACTGCTCGACGACCCGGCGGAGCTCGACCGCATCCTCGCCGAGAACGCCGCCCGTGCGGATGCCGTCGCCGATGCCACTCTCTCCGCCGTCTACGACAGGGTCGGTCTGCTCCGGCGCGTCTGA
- the pth gene encoding aminoacyl-tRNA hydrolase, whose amino-acid sequence MTSTWLVVGLGNPGPRYEATRHNIGQMVVDELASRRGESFREHKGGARVVETWLRPGADKLVLAKPNTFMNVSGTPVAALARFYTVPAEQIVVVHDELDIPFDTVKLKIGGGHGGHNGVRDIARAIATPDFPRVRVGIGRPVGRQDPADWVLSPFGKDERANLPILIDDAADAVELLISDGLVAAQQKHHAPR is encoded by the coding sequence ATGACATCGACTTGGCTCGTGGTCGGGCTCGGCAACCCCGGGCCCCGCTACGAGGCGACGCGGCACAACATCGGCCAGATGGTCGTGGACGAGCTCGCCTCACGCCGCGGCGAGAGCTTCCGTGAGCACAAGGGCGGCGCGCGCGTCGTCGAGACCTGGTTGCGTCCCGGTGCAGACAAGCTCGTGCTGGCGAAGCCGAACACGTTCATGAACGTCTCCGGCACTCCGGTGGCGGCGCTCGCCCGTTTCTACACGGTGCCGGCGGAGCAGATCGTCGTCGTGCACGATGAGCTCGACATCCCGTTCGACACCGTCAAGCTAAAGATCGGTGGAGGGCATGGCGGCCACAACGGGGTCCGAGACATCGCACGAGCGATCGCCACACCCGACTTCCCCCGAGTGCGCGTGGGCATCGGGCGTCCGGTCGGCCGTCAGGACCCTGCCGACTGGGTGCTCTCGCCGTTCGGCAAGGACGAGCGGGCGAACCTGCCGATCCTGATCGATGACGCGGCCGATGCGGTCGAACTGCTCATCTCCGACGGGCTCGTCGCGGCGCAGCAGAAGCATCACGCGCCGCGCTGA
- a CDS encoding 50S ribosomal protein L25/general stress protein Ctc has translation MSEDTKVHAELRESFGKGFARRLRAAGKIPAVIYGHGTEPVHVALPGHQVSLLLRRANALLELDIEGTPQLALVKDVQKDPVHQIIEHIDLLVVKKGEKVTIDVPLIVTGESAAGTIVNQDANTLSIEAEATHIPQNIEVSVEGLEEGAHITAGDVVLPKGASLLTEADVLVVAISIPAEQDLGEEGDAPEDEEAAPEAAAE, from the coding sequence ATGTCTGAAGACACCAAGGTCCACGCCGAGCTCCGCGAGAGCTTCGGCAAGGGCTTCGCCCGCCGTCTGCGCGCTGCCGGCAAGATCCCCGCCGTCATCTACGGCCACGGCACCGAGCCGGTGCACGTCGCGCTGCCCGGCCACCAGGTCTCGCTGCTCTTGCGTCGCGCCAACGCGCTGCTGGAGCTCGACATCGAGGGCACGCCGCAGCTCGCCCTGGTCAAGGACGTCCAGAAGGACCCCGTGCACCAGATCATCGAGCACATCGACCTGCTGGTCGTGAAGAAGGGTGAGAAGGTCACGATCGACGTTCCCCTCATCGTCACCGGCGAGTCCGCTGCGGGCACGATCGTCAACCAGGACGCCAACACGCTCTCCATCGAGGCCGAGGCGACCCACATCCCGCAGAACATCGAGGTCTCGGTCGAGGGTCTCGAAGAGGGCGCGCACATCACCGCCGGAGACGTCGTGCTGCCCAAGGGTGCGTCGTTGCTGACCGAGGCCGACGTCCTCGTCGTCGCGATCTCGATCCCGGCCGAGCAGGACCTCGGCGAAGAGGGCGACGCCCCCGAAGACGAAGAGGCAGCCCCGGAGGCCGCCGCGGAGTGA
- a CDS encoding gluconokinase has translation MTRIVVMGPSGSGKSTVGRALAEALDVPFVDADDLHPLTNVEKMAAGIPLDDEDRMPWLGLVGTALNDADEIVIACSALKRSYRDAIRQRAPLALFAELSVSRAVLEERVRSRGDHFMPTSLVESQLQAWEPLDADEGGIRVDESADVAQATEIIRAAVRARTV, from the coding sequence GTGACACGGATCGTCGTGATGGGACCGAGCGGGTCGGGCAAGTCGACGGTCGGCCGTGCCCTGGCCGAGGCACTGGATGTGCCGTTCGTCGACGCCGATGACCTGCACCCGCTCACGAACGTGGAGAAGATGGCCGCGGGCATCCCGCTCGACGACGAGGACCGGATGCCGTGGCTCGGACTCGTGGGGACGGCGCTGAACGACGCCGATGAGATCGTCATCGCGTGCTCGGCGCTCAAGCGCTCGTACCGCGACGCGATCAGGCAGCGCGCTCCGCTGGCCTTGTTCGCCGAGCTCTCGGTGAGTCGCGCAGTGCTGGAAGAGCGGGTGCGTTCACGCGGCGATCACTTCATGCCGACATCGCTCGTGGAGTCTCAGCTGCAGGCCTGGGAACCCCTCGATGCCGACGAGGGCGGGATCCGCGTCGACGAGTCGGCGGACGTGGCGCAGGCGACCGAGATCATCCGCGCGGCTGTCCGGGCGCGGACCGTCTGA
- a CDS encoding D-2-hydroxyacid dehydrogenase has translation MTESENRVRVVVAVPLREELCRLIEEREPRLQVIRDHSLLPPMRGPADWSGDPAFARTTAQQVAFDEMVDSADILFGIPDVDPHALARTVAANPRLRWVMTTAAGGGSTIKAASLERADLDRIVFTTSAGVHGGTLAEFAVFGVLAGAKGLPRLLADQRDRVWPDRWEMRQIDEMTILVVGLGGIGSECARRFHDLGATVWGTTRSGEPVDGVDRLVPLSDLVDAVREVDAVVVTLPGTAQTRHLIGAEVLAAIKPGAILANVGRGTVIDETALLPALDDGRVAFAALDVFEREPLDPTSPLWSHPSVLVSPHTAALSSKEEERIARRFADNATRLLDGEALRAVVDTVEFY, from the coding sequence GTGACGGAGTCCGAGAACAGGGTGAGAGTCGTCGTCGCCGTACCGCTGCGCGAGGAGCTCTGCCGGCTCATCGAGGAGCGCGAGCCGCGGCTGCAGGTGATCAGGGATCACTCGCTCTTGCCCCCGATGCGCGGGCCCGCCGATTGGTCCGGAGATCCCGCGTTCGCGCGCACCACGGCGCAGCAGGTGGCGTTCGACGAGATGGTCGATTCCGCGGACATCCTGTTCGGCATCCCCGATGTCGACCCGCATGCGCTCGCACGGACGGTCGCCGCCAATCCGCGGCTGCGCTGGGTCATGACGACGGCTGCCGGCGGCGGCAGCACGATCAAGGCCGCCTCTCTCGAGCGCGCTGATCTCGATCGGATCGTGTTCACGACCAGTGCCGGCGTGCATGGTGGCACGCTCGCGGAGTTCGCGGTGTTCGGTGTGCTGGCCGGCGCCAAGGGTCTCCCACGCCTCCTCGCCGATCAGCGCGACCGCGTGTGGCCTGATCGCTGGGAGATGCGGCAGATCGACGAGATGACGATCCTGGTGGTCGGACTCGGTGGGATCGGGTCGGAGTGCGCGCGTCGCTTCCACGATCTGGGTGCCACGGTGTGGGGCACGACGCGTTCCGGGGAGCCCGTGGACGGCGTCGACCGTCTCGTTCCTCTCTCGGATCTGGTCGATGCGGTACGTGAGGTCGACGCGGTGGTCGTCACCCTTCCCGGCACCGCGCAGACGCGCCATCTGATCGGCGCGGAGGTTCTCGCCGCGATCAAGCCGGGTGCGATCCTGGCCAACGTCGGTCGAGGCACCGTGATCGACGAGACCGCGCTGCTTCCCGCCCTCGACGACGGGCGGGTCGCGTTCGCCGCGTTGGACGTCTTCGAGCGGGAGCCGCTGGATCCGACGTCGCCGCTGTGGTCCCACCCGAGCGTCCTGGTGAGCCCCCACACGGCGGCGCTGAGCTCGAAGGAGGAGGAGCGCATCGCACGGCGCTTCGCCGACAACGCCACACGGCTGCTCGACGGAGAGGCGCTGCGCGCCGTCGTCGACACGGTCGAGTTCTATTGA
- the gndA gene encoding NADP-dependent phosphogluconate dehydrogenase — MPEASANIGVVGLAVMGSNLARNLASREGNSVAIFNRSYEKTQSLLDAHPEAGFTPAANYQEFADSLQKPRTAIIMVKAGGPTDAVINSLVEVFEPGDIIVDGGNAYFPDTIRREKAVRETGINFVGAGISGGEEGALLGPSIMPGGSDESWTTLGPILKSIAAVAEGEPCVTHVGHDGAGHFVKMVHNGIEYADMQLIAEAYDLIRRGTGKTPAEIAEIFAEWNKGELESYLIEITAEVLRQVDAETGKPLVDVILDQAGAKGTGAWTVQTALALGVPVSGIAEATFARSLSSHPEQRAVAGSLPGPDEAFEVEDQDAFIEDVRLALYASKIVAYSQGFDEIRAGAAEYDWNIDLGAISKIWRGGCIIRAQFLNRIADAYQATPELPVLLTAPYFTEAITRAQAAWRRVVIAAAEAGIPAPAFSSSLSYYDGIRADRLPAALVQGQRDFFGAHTYKRIDKPGTFHTQWSGDRTEIEAEDTH, encoded by the coding sequence GTGCCCGAAGCATCAGCGAACATCGGAGTCGTCGGACTCGCCGTCATGGGGTCGAACCTCGCCCGCAACCTCGCCAGCCGCGAGGGGAACTCGGTGGCGATCTTCAACCGCAGCTATGAGAAGACCCAGTCGCTTCTCGACGCGCACCCCGAGGCGGGCTTCACCCCCGCAGCGAACTACCAGGAGTTCGCGGACTCGCTGCAGAAGCCGCGCACCGCGATCATCATGGTCAAGGCCGGCGGCCCGACCGATGCCGTGATCAACTCGCTCGTCGAGGTCTTCGAGCCCGGCGACATCATCGTCGACGGTGGCAACGCGTACTTCCCCGACACGATCCGCCGTGAGAAGGCCGTCCGCGAGACCGGCATCAACTTCGTCGGTGCCGGTATCTCCGGTGGCGAGGAGGGCGCGCTGCTCGGACCCTCCATCATGCCCGGCGGCTCGGACGAGTCGTGGACCACCCTCGGCCCCATCCTGAAGTCCATCGCCGCGGTCGCCGAGGGCGAGCCGTGCGTCACGCACGTCGGCCATGACGGCGCCGGTCACTTCGTCAAGATGGTGCACAACGGCATCGAGTACGCCGACATGCAGCTGATCGCCGAGGCCTACGACCTCATCCGCCGCGGCACGGGCAAGACGCCCGCCGAGATCGCCGAGATCTTCGCCGAGTGGAACAAGGGCGAGCTGGAGTCGTACCTGATCGAGATCACCGCCGAGGTGCTCCGCCAGGTGGATGCCGAGACCGGCAAGCCGCTCGTCGACGTCATCCTCGACCAGGCCGGCGCCAAGGGCACCGGAGCGTGGACCGTGCAGACCGCGCTTGCGCTCGGCGTGCCCGTGTCGGGCATCGCCGAGGCCACCTTCGCTCGCTCGCTGTCGTCGCACCCCGAGCAGCGCGCCGTCGCCGGTTCCCTCCCCGGGCCCGACGAGGCATTCGAGGTCGAGGATCAGGACGCGTTCATCGAAGACGTGCGGCTCGCGCTGTACGCCTCGAAGATCGTCGCCTACTCGCAGGGCTTCGACGAGATCCGCGCCGGAGCCGCCGAGTACGACTGGAACATCGACCTCGGTGCGATCTCGAAGATCTGGCGCGGCGGCTGCATCATCCGCGCACAGTTCCTCAACCGCATCGCCGACGCCTACCAGGCCACTCCCGAGCTTCCGGTGCTCCTCACGGCCCCGTACTTCACCGAGGCCATCACGCGCGCCCAGGCCGCCTGGCGTCGCGTCGTCATCGCCGCCGCTGAGGCCGGTATCCCCGCCCCCGCGTTCTCGTCGTCGCTGTCGTACTACGACGGCATCCGCGCCGACCGCCTCCCCGCCGCCCTCGTGCAGGGTCAGCGCGACTTCTTCGGTGCGCACACCTACAAGCGCATCGACAAGCCGGGCACGTTCCACACGCAGTGGTCCGGCGACCGTACCGAGATCGAAGCCGAAGACACCCACTGA
- a CDS encoding ABC transporter ATP-binding protein yields MTIADVAPSAQHSTGSTPLYRAAGVTRTYAQKGRTVKALTGVDLEIMPGEFVTIQGPTGGGKSTLLQLLGALDSPTSGSLLLNGAEIATASAKELGRIRAEEIGFVFQGFNLIPTLTAAENVDMALEPMRLDKAERARRVAEALAHVGLDDRGDHLPTELSGGQQQRVAIARAIVKRPRVLLADEPTGNLDESMRDEILALLQSLCAEGITMIVVTHDSAVARRATRRLRLSKGSVQDITR; encoded by the coding sequence ATGACCATCGCCGATGTCGCGCCCAGCGCGCAGCACTCGACCGGGAGCACACCGCTGTACCGCGCAGCGGGCGTCACCCGTACCTACGCGCAGAAGGGGCGCACCGTGAAGGCGCTCACCGGTGTCGATCTGGAGATCATGCCGGGGGAGTTCGTCACGATCCAGGGCCCGACGGGAGGGGGCAAGTCGACGCTGCTGCAACTGCTCGGCGCACTCGACTCGCCCACCAGCGGCTCGCTCCTGCTCAACGGCGCCGAGATCGCGACCGCATCGGCGAAGGAGCTCGGGCGCATCCGCGCCGAGGAGATCGGTTTCGTCTTCCAGGGCTTCAACCTGATCCCCACCCTCACCGCTGCGGAGAACGTCGACATGGCGCTCGAGCCGATGAGGCTCGACAAGGCGGAGCGGGCACGACGGGTCGCGGAGGCGCTCGCCCACGTGGGTCTCGACGACCGCGGCGATCACCTCCCCACGGAGCTCTCCGGCGGACAGCAGCAGCGCGTGGCGATCGCGCGGGCGATCGTGAAGCGGCCGCGGGTGCTGCTTGCGGATGAGCCGACCGGAAACCTCGACGAGAGCATGCGTGACGAGATCCTCGCGCTGCTGCAGTCGCTGTGCGCTGAGGGCATCACGATGATCGTCGTGACGCACGACTCCGCCGTCGCACGCCGTGCGACGCGTCGTCTGCGGCTGTCGAAGGGGAGTGTGCAGGACATCACCCGCTGA
- a CDS encoding ABC transporter permease: MYGTYLRRELAGRKKQTLIVAIGLAIAIALVIIVNALTAGVRDAQTQALESVYGVGTDLTVTGAATEPGEGGGPRFEFDADSGETDGDTTTLNQSSLTTDFMRGTLDASVLDTVASTDGVAGAAGALGLTNSTFSGELPSGGFGPQDGEDGGEGGMPAEGQAPPQGGSDGAGGGAFGVDSFSVLGIDPAATSVGPLASVEVSDGRAFDADDAGSLVALVDSTYATTNEIAVGDTIDVAGSDVKVVGVLASTSDAADTASDVYLPLDTAQQLAGVDDVISTVYVQADSAASIDALQSALSDELPDATITSQSELASSVSGSLSSATSLITNLGTWLSIIVLAVAVLLSVLLTLSGVGRRTREFGTLKAIGWSNGRVVRQVAGESMAQGLIGGAVGLVLGIAGIVLINVIRPTVAATTAGAGQAGPGGGGGPTGGGGGGAMFQTQQAADIVLQAPFTPWVLVAAVGLAVLGGLIAGAFGGWRAARLSPAEALRSVA, from the coding sequence ATGTACGGAACATATCTGCGGCGCGAACTCGCCGGCCGCAAGAAGCAGACCCTGATCGTCGCGATCGGACTGGCGATCGCGATCGCCCTCGTGATCATCGTCAACGCCCTCACCGCCGGAGTGCGGGACGCGCAGACGCAGGCCCTCGAGTCGGTCTACGGCGTCGGCACCGACCTGACCGTCACCGGGGCGGCCACCGAGCCCGGAGAAGGCGGAGGGCCGCGCTTCGAGTTCGACGCCGACTCGGGCGAGACCGACGGCGACACGACGACCCTCAACCAGTCTTCGCTCACTACCGACTTCATGCGCGGGACTCTGGACGCCTCGGTGCTCGACACCGTGGCGTCGACCGACGGCGTCGCCGGCGCCGCGGGTGCGTTGGGCCTCACGAACTCCACGTTCTCCGGCGAGCTCCCCAGTGGTGGATTCGGTCCGCAGGACGGCGAGGACGGTGGCGAGGGAGGAATGCCGGCCGAGGGTCAGGCGCCTCCGCAGGGTGGCTCGGACGGCGCCGGTGGTGGCGCATTCGGGGTCGACTCGTTCTCGGTGCTCGGCATCGATCCCGCCGCGACGTCGGTGGGTCCGCTCGCCTCGGTGGAGGTCAGCGACGGGCGGGCGTTCGATGCTGATGACGCCGGATCGCTGGTCGCCCTCGTCGACAGCACGTATGCGACGACGAACGAGATCGCGGTCGGTGACACGATCGACGTCGCCGGCTCCGACGTCAAGGTGGTCGGCGTGCTCGCGTCCACCTCGGACGCCGCTGACACGGCATCCGATGTGTATCTGCCATTGGACACCGCGCAGCAGCTCGCCGGCGTCGACGACGTGATCTCCACCGTCTACGTGCAGGCTGATTCGGCCGCGTCGATCGACGCACTGCAGTCGGCGTTGTCCGACGAACTTCCCGATGCCACGATCACCTCCCAGTCCGAGCTCGCCTCCAGCGTGTCCGGTTCACTCTCGAGCGCCACCTCGCTCATCACCAACCTGGGTACCTGGCTCTCGATCATCGTGCTCGCGGTGGCCGTGCTGCTGTCCGTCCTCCTCACGCTCTCCGGTGTCGGGCGTCGCACCCGGGAATTCGGAACGCTCAAGGCGATCGGCTGGTCGAACGGCCGGGTGGTGCGCCAGGTCGCGGGCGAATCGATGGCGCAGGGACTGATCGGTGGCGCTGTGGGCCTCGTGCTCGGGATCGCGGGGATCGTGCTCATCAATGTGATCCGTCCGACCGTCGCCGCCACCACGGCCGGCGCGGGGCAGGCCGGGCCCGGAGGCGGCGGTGGACCGACCGGCGGAGGGGGCGGAGGAGCGATGTTCCAGACGCAGCAGGCGGCGGACATCGTGCTCCAGGCTCCGTTCACGCCGTGGGTGCTGGTCGCAGCCGTCGGACTCGCCGTTCTCGGTGGACTGATCGCCGGCGCGTTCGGCGGATGGCGTGCTGCACGACTGAGCCCCGCCGAGGCACTGCGATCGGTGGCATGA
- a CDS encoding response regulator transcription factor translates to MSNDLPDLRRPDGSPLRILAVDDEQMLTDLLAMALRMEGWEVRTASSGMEALQVAREFDPDALVLDIMMPDLDGMAVLKRLREAGSLVPVLFLTAKDAVGDRVAGLTAGGDDYVTKPFSLEEVIARLRAIIRRTGHATADDGQSILRVADLSLNEDSHEVVRDGTEIDLTATEFELLRYLMRNERRVLSKAQILDRVWSYDFGGKSSVVELYISYLRKKIDAGRTPLLHTVRGVGYMIKAPQ, encoded by the coding sequence ATGAGCAACGATCTCCCCGACCTGCGCCGCCCCGACGGCTCGCCCCTGCGCATCCTCGCCGTCGACGACGAGCAGATGCTCACCGACCTGCTCGCGATGGCGCTGCGCATGGAGGGCTGGGAGGTCCGCACCGCGTCCTCCGGCATGGAAGCCCTGCAGGTCGCACGCGAGTTCGACCCGGATGCCCTGGTGCTCGACATCATGATGCCCGACCTCGACGGCATGGCCGTCTTGAAGCGGCTGCGCGAGGCGGGGAGCCTCGTGCCCGTGCTCTTCCTCACCGCGAAGGATGCGGTGGGCGACCGCGTCGCCGGCCTCACCGCCGGTGGGGACGACTACGTCACCAAGCCGTTCAGCCTGGAAGAGGTGATCGCGCGACTTCGCGCCATCATCCGCCGCACCGGCCACGCGACCGCCGACGACGGTCAGTCGATCCTCCGCGTCGCCGACCTCTCCCTCAACGAGGACAGCCACGAGGTGGTGCGCGACGGCACCGAGATCGACCTCACCGCCACCGAGTTCGAGCTGCTCCGCTATCTCATGCGCAATGAGCGCCGCGTTCTCTCGAAGGCGCAGATCCTCGACCGCGTGTGGAGCTACGACTTCGGCGGCAAGTCGTCGGTCGTAGAGCTGTACATCTCGTATCTGCGCAAGAAGATCGACGCGGGGCGCACTCCCCTGCTGCACACCGTCCGCGGCGTCGGCTACATGATCAAGGCTCCGCAGTGA
- a CDS encoding ATP-binding protein: protein MTAVIGFVSLILVIVAVITSATLTRTMEDQLDQKLYQNARTLATLVEEVPPSQATIDNVLRTPIRPVPGLLFVVSNQVTGTSGVVFSNAPGDLDASSTTLTNAQLSQIVTALSGAHVANVVIDGVGSYRVAATSTSGNVVVITGLPRDDIQNQLTTLLTVIALATIGGLILLALTTAITIRVSLRPLRAVAATATRVANQPLDRGEVTITERIPDSEADPRTETGLVGASLNKLLDHVNSSLAARQKNEERMRRFVADASHELRTPLASIRGYSELSLRALRIQQPVEAIEGTTSSLERIQAQSLRMTRLVEDLLLLARLDEGRELVYGTVDLTQLALESLSDARPTAVDHEWSIEAPDDPVVIVGDAGRMHQVVANLLANARTHTPAGTVITLSVGREGDDAVLRVHDNGPGVDPGVRDELFARFARADTSRARQTGGSGLGLAIVKAIVDGHGGRITVDSEPGDTTFTVRLPINPANRGGHEIGTVGGDSATA from the coding sequence ATGACCGCCGTGATCGGATTCGTCTCGCTCATCCTCGTGATCGTGGCCGTCATCACCAGCGCGACGCTGACCCGCACCATGGAGGATCAGCTCGATCAGAAGCTCTACCAGAACGCCCGCACCCTCGCGACGCTGGTCGAGGAGGTTCCTCCGAGCCAGGCGACGATAGACAACGTTCTGCGCACGCCCATCCGCCCGGTCCCCGGACTGCTCTTCGTCGTGTCCAACCAGGTGACGGGTACCAGCGGCGTGGTCTTCTCGAACGCGCCCGGAGACCTCGACGCGAGCAGCACGACGCTGACGAACGCGCAGCTGTCGCAGATCGTCACCGCACTCAGCGGAGCCCATGTCGCGAACGTCGTCATCGACGGGGTCGGCTCCTACCGCGTCGCCGCCACCTCGACGTCGGGCAACGTGGTCGTGATCACCGGCCTTCCGCGCGACGACATCCAGAACCAGCTCACGACCCTGCTGACCGTGATCGCTCTCGCGACGATCGGTGGACTCATCCTGCTCGCCCTGACCACGGCGATCACGATCCGCGTGAGCCTGCGACCGCTGCGCGCCGTCGCCGCCACCGCCACCCGCGTCGCGAATCAGCCCCTCGACCGCGGCGAGGTGACGATCACCGAACGCATCCCGGATTCCGAAGCCGACCCCCGCACCGAGACGGGGCTCGTCGGCGCGTCGCTGAACAAGCTCCTCGATCACGTGAACTCCTCCCTCGCCGCGCGCCAGAAGAACGAGGAGCGGATGCGGCGATTCGTCGCAGACGCGAGCCACGAGCTGCGCACCCCACTCGCCTCCATCCGCGGATACTCGGAGCTCTCGCTGCGTGCGCTGCGCATCCAGCAGCCCGTCGAGGCGATCGAGGGCACCACGTCGTCGCTCGAGCGCATCCAGGCGCAGTCGCTGCGGATGACACGGCTGGTGGAGGACCTGCTGCTGCTCGCCCGACTCGACGAGGGCCGGGAACTCGTCTACGGCACGGTCGACCTGACCCAGCTCGCACTCGAAAGCCTGTCGGATGCGCGGCCGACGGCGGTCGATCATGAGTGGAGCATCGAAGCCCCCGACGACCCGGTCGTCATCGTCGGCGATGCGGGGCGCATGCATCAGGTCGTCGCGAATCTGCTCGCCAACGCCCGCACACACACGCCGGCGGGCACCGTGATCACGCTCAGCGTCGGACGCGAAGGTGACGACGCTGTGCTGCGTGTGCACGACAACGGTCCGGGGGTCGACCCCGGCGTACGTGACGAACTCTTCGCCCGCTTCGCCCGCGCCGACACATCCCGCGCCCGCCAGACCGGCGGTTCCGGCCTCGGCCTGGCGATCGTGAAGGCGATCGTCGACGGCCATGGCGGCCGCATCACGGTCGACAGCGAGCCGGGAGACACCACCTTCACCGTGCGTCTGCCCATCAACCCGGCGAACCGCGGGGGCCATGAGATCGGTACCGTCGGCGGCGACTCCGCGACGGCCTGA